A section of the Candidatus Dormiibacterota bacterium genome encodes:
- a CDS encoding radical SAM protein, which yields MSYELASRLKGVLLRTGPAFMPDRWSSPRLLTFMMTYRCNLRCTMCWQWGEQGLFHELSKEHEIQQLDLATLRAVIDDVAGDGTGVFLWGGEPFLHRDLMPFVEYIKSKGLYCSINTNGTYLPRDAKRLVELGVDAVMVSVDGPPDVHDRIRGMDGSFKRIADGVAALRAARNGSGGKPEIIVNTTVSPGNQHVLLPTYDTVERMGADRMILSQLWFTTEQIGRANEAYFMEKFKAHAGSWRGFVMDVSVLDSDSIAAQMREMALRKSAMELRFLPDLHPGQVGDYYARPEEAFGKTRCLVPWLEAEILPNGDVTPCSDRPDLIVGNVRKEHFQDIWNNDAYRAFRRAMREDGLFPYCSRCCGLWSH from the coding sequence ATGTCGTATGAGCTGGCCTCACGACTCAAGGGCGTCCTGCTGAGGACCGGGCCGGCGTTCATGCCGGATCGCTGGTCGTCGCCCCGGCTCCTCACCTTCATGATGACCTACCGCTGCAACCTGCGCTGCACCATGTGCTGGCAGTGGGGCGAGCAGGGACTGTTTCATGAGTTGAGCAAAGAACATGAGATCCAGCAGCTGGACCTGGCCACCCTGCGCGCGGTCATCGATGACGTGGCCGGGGACGGCACGGGTGTCTTTCTCTGGGGAGGGGAGCCGTTCCTGCACCGGGACCTGATGCCTTTCGTCGAGTACATCAAATCGAAGGGACTCTATTGCAGCATCAACACCAACGGCACCTATCTTCCCCGGGACGCAAAGCGTCTGGTCGAGCTCGGCGTCGATGCCGTCATGGTCTCCGTCGACGGACCCCCGGACGTTCACGACCGGATTCGCGGGATGGACGGTTCGTTCAAGCGCATCGCCGACGGTGTCGCGGCGCTCCGGGCGGCGCGGAATGGCAGCGGCGGCAAGCCTGAGATCATCGTGAACACGACCGTCTCCCCCGGGAATCAGCACGTACTCCTCCCCACGTACGACACGGTGGAGAGAATGGGGGCGGACCGGATGATCCTGTCCCAGCTCTGGTTCACCACCGAGCAGATCGGACGAGCCAACGAAGCCTACTTCATGGAGAAGTTCAAAGCCCACGCCGGGTCGTGGCGCGGTTTCGTCATGGATGTGTCGGTGCTCGACTCCGACTCGATCGCCGCTCAGATGCGCGAGATGGCTCTGCGGAAGAGCGCGATGGAGCTCCGGTTCCTGCCCGATCTCCATCCCGGCCAGGTCGGTGACTACTACGCGCGCCCCGAGGAGGCCTTCGGCAAGACCCGCTGCCTCGTGCCCTGGCTGGAGGCAGAGATCCTCCCCAACGGCGACGTCACACCCTGCTCCGACCGCCCCGATCTGATCGTCGGGAACGTGCGGAAGGAGCACTTCCAGGACATCTGGAACAACGATGCCTACAGAGCGTTCCGCCGCGCCATGCGGGAGGACGGGCTCTTCCCCTACTGCTCCCGCTGCTGCGGTCTCTGGTCCCATTGA
- a CDS encoding glycosyltransferase family A protein, with product MTTRPDVSVLICTRDRSALLENCLDSVLACSPAPAEVVIVDQSGDQATRKAVDGRQGRKVPVRYIRGIGTGLSRAKNQGIPECAGAIIAFTDDDCLADTRWVEALTGPIISGRAGAVVGRTLPEKGVAGREDTTSVYSPEGCPVFSRRTHPWRVGGGGNFAAARDVLRLSGPFDERFGPGAALESAEDMDMIHRILRAGERIVYAPDAVIRHRSWRSSSQNRRLSRAYGIGAGGYFAKHVLAGDWISGWRFVARLGIRTVHLSRAILRADRRGIAEQGIYLVALFEGAGRFLLGGGPAPERVADLERREEARS from the coding sequence ATGACGACACGTCCGGATGTCTCGGTCCTCATCTGCACGCGCGATCGAAGCGCCCTCCTCGAGAACTGCCTGGACTCCGTGCTGGCCTGCTCGCCTGCGCCGGCCGAAGTGGTCATCGTGGATCAGAGCGGGGACCAGGCGACCCGGAAGGCCGTCGACGGTCGCCAGGGGAGGAAGGTGCCGGTTCGGTACATCCGGGGAATCGGCACGGGGCTCTCCCGCGCGAAGAACCAGGGGATCCCCGAGTGCGCCGGAGCGATCATCGCGTTCACCGACGACGACTGTCTCGCGGACACACGATGGGTCGAGGCGTTGACCGGACCGATCATATCCGGCCGGGCGGGAGCGGTGGTGGGCCGGACGCTGCCGGAGAAGGGTGTCGCGGGACGGGAGGACACGACTTCTGTCTACTCTCCCGAGGGATGCCCGGTCTTCTCGAGGCGTACCCACCCCTGGCGCGTCGGTGGCGGAGGCAACTTCGCGGCCGCACGCGACGTCCTGCGGCTGTCGGGACCATTTGACGAGCGATTTGGGCCAGGAGCGGCCCTCGAGAGCGCCGAGGACATGGACATGATTCACCGGATCCTGCGAGCGGGGGAGCGGATCGTCTACGCCCCGGATGCGGTCATCCGGCACCGCTCCTGGCGGTCGTCGTCCCAGAACCGGCGCCTGTCCCGGGCCTATGGCATCGGCGCCGGCGGCTATTTCGCGAAGCATGTCCTGGCCGGAGACTGGATCAGCGGGTGGCGATTCGTCGCCCGGCTGGGCATCCGGACCGTCCACCTGTCGCGGGCAATCCTCCGCGCGGATCGACGCGGCATTGCCGAGCAGGGGATCTATCTGGTCGCTCTCTTCGAGGGGGCCGGGCGGTTCCTCCTGGGCGGCGGCCCGGCGCCGGAAAGAGTCGCGGACCTCGAGCGCCGTGAGGAGGCCAGGTCATGA
- a CDS encoding glycosyltransferase family 39 protein, with product MISLASAERRPAGQEMLILLLGVAAIVAAVSPTLRETGTPPGWDQSVHLRDSLVYERILRHPSALTNGVFGAILHGSEDFPLLTPSGYYPPLVPGLTALLYRVAGRSYETAMATQILFLVLLVIATWALGNRLLGAPVGLAASLMLLAAPGIRLNAEEYMLDLPLAAMVVVSVLALLASDRFARRDLSLLFGVLAGAGMLTKWTFFLFLAAPVLLVLGSGLTTPSKGAVPRSRRWGNFALALLAAGMVAAPYYVPILPILVDKTIVHAGGAADGFAAPFAAASVLYHIDALPRKLLGWPLTITAVVGILAFLWRGRETAWARALLLTWTLSLYALFTFAVANKQSRYLLPWIPILLVMAAGGLVALWRRAAAGRALIAMGILVLLPVTGLAGSWRTEDRGDWNIRPLVARLEQELARRPDLSGKVPVLGVIPDMREVNGPCIAYYAARQDIPVTVVQLVNRMKRHVAVEVGLDPFNRDDFYQAFDRYDFLATKDGANAVPPWEDVVPRMQAYFEQRLSEFELLASFPEPDGSTLALYGRKRG from the coding sequence ATGATCTCGCTGGCGAGCGCCGAGCGGCGGCCGGCCGGACAGGAAATGTTGATCCTGCTGCTCGGGGTGGCGGCGATCGTCGCGGCCGTGTCCCCCACCCTGCGGGAGACAGGCACTCCGCCGGGATGGGATCAATCGGTCCACTTGCGGGACAGCCTGGTCTACGAGCGCATTCTGCGACATCCGTCCGCGCTGACGAACGGCGTGTTCGGCGCCATTCTCCACGGCTCGGAGGATTTTCCACTGCTGACCCCCTCCGGCTATTATCCGCCGCTCGTTCCGGGTCTCACCGCCCTCCTCTATCGTGTGGCCGGCCGCTCCTACGAGACGGCGATGGCGACGCAGATTCTCTTCCTGGTTCTTCTGGTCATCGCCACATGGGCGCTCGGGAATCGACTCCTCGGGGCGCCGGTCGGGCTCGCCGCCTCACTCATGTTGCTGGCCGCGCCGGGCATCCGTCTGAACGCCGAAGAGTACATGCTGGATCTTCCCCTGGCGGCGATGGTGGTCGTGTCGGTGCTGGCGCTCCTGGCCAGCGACCGGTTCGCCCGGCGCGACCTGAGCCTGCTGTTCGGCGTCCTCGCAGGAGCGGGCATGCTGACCAAGTGGACCTTCTTTCTCTTCCTGGCGGCGCCGGTGCTCCTGGTGCTCGGTTCGGGTCTCACCACCCCGTCGAAGGGGGCGGTTCCGCGGAGTCGCCGGTGGGGGAATTTCGCGCTGGCGCTTCTGGCGGCAGGCATGGTCGCGGCCCCCTACTATGTGCCGATTCTGCCGATCCTGGTCGACAAGACCATCGTCCATGCCGGCGGCGCGGCCGATGGGTTCGCCGCTCCCTTCGCTGCGGCGTCTGTCCTGTACCATATCGACGCGCTCCCGCGAAAACTCCTGGGATGGCCCCTGACGATCACCGCGGTCGTCGGGATCCTGGCTTTCCTGTGGCGTGGCCGCGAAACGGCCTGGGCCCGGGCGCTTCTTCTGACCTGGACTCTGAGTCTCTACGCCCTGTTCACCTTCGCCGTGGCCAACAAGCAGTCCCGGTATCTCCTTCCCTGGATACCGATCCTCCTCGTGATGGCGGCGGGAGGGCTGGTCGCGCTGTGGCGTCGCGCCGCGGCGGGCCGGGCGTTGATCGCGATGGGGATCCTGGTCCTCCTCCCCGTGACCGGTCTGGCGGGCAGCTGGCGGACGGAGGACCGGGGGGACTGGAACATCCGCCCGCTGGTCGCCCGGCTGGAACAGGAGCTGGCCAGACGCCCGGACCTCTCGGGCAAGGTTCCCGTGCTGGGCGTGATTCCCGACATGCGGGAGGTGAACGGTCCCTGCATCGCCTACTACGCGGCGCGGCAGGACATTCCCGTGACCGTCGTTCAGCTCGTGAACCGGATGAAGCGACACGTTGCCGTCGAGGTGGGGCTCGATCCCTTCAACCGGGACGATTTCTACCAGGCTTTCGATCGGTACGATTTCCTGGCCACCAAGGACGGCGCCAATGCGGTGCCACCGTGGGAGGACGTGGTTCCCAGGATGCAGGCCTATTTCGAGCAGAGGCTCTCGGAATTCGAATTGCTGGCTTCGTTCCCGGAGCCGGACGGATCGACCCTCGCTCTCTATGGGAGAAAGCGCGGATGA
- a CDS encoding glycosyltransferase, whose protein sequence is MNKPLTVLVCTHNRADLLRGALESLERQSLARGLFEVLVVDNASTDSTPAVVAECAARAKVDIRSVRETELGLDAARNRGVREAAGGIVAFLDDDARARHDWAAEILEGFERHDAPIVGGRVDLVWEVPRPVWFSDALLRYLIHCDRGPEVVPVTSSPWLYGTNVAFRKNLFQEIGLFRLDLDRKGESLMGGGDTEFFTRAHELGHRILYLPTLVVQHLVPASRLTRAFFRERLLYSGYTRAAIGTEKIAGIALNCLLFALGGSLCALAAAASRVAGRPDVSFAQERRMLLGAGYLYYWILRAVGRVPPPRVEAWTS, encoded by the coding sequence ATGAACAAGCCGCTGACGGTGCTGGTCTGCACGCACAACCGGGCCGATCTCCTTCGAGGCGCGCTCGAGAGCCTGGAGCGTCAGAGCCTGGCCCGAGGCCTGTTCGAGGTGCTGGTGGTGGACAACGCTTCGACCGACTCCACCCCGGCGGTCGTGGCCGAGTGTGCGGCGCGCGCGAAGGTCGATATCCGCTCTGTCCGCGAGACGGAGCTCGGACTGGACGCCGCCCGGAACCGGGGCGTCCGGGAAGCGGCGGGCGGGATCGTGGCCTTCCTCGACGACGACGCACGGGCCCGGCACGACTGGGCGGCGGAGATTCTGGAGGGGTTCGAGCGTCACGATGCACCCATCGTGGGCGGCCGGGTCGACCTGGTCTGGGAGGTTCCGCGGCCGGTGTGGTTCAGCGATGCGCTCCTGCGATACCTGATCCACTGCGACCGCGGTCCGGAGGTCGTTCCGGTGACCTCGTCACCCTGGCTCTATGGCACCAACGTGGCGTTCCGGAAGAACCTGTTCCAGGAGATCGGACTGTTCCGTCTCGACCTGGATCGGAAGGGGGAGTCCTTGATGGGCGGAGGGGACACCGAGTTCTTCACGCGGGCCCACGAACTCGGCCACAGGATCCTCTACCTTCCGACCCTGGTGGTCCAGCATCTGGTGCCCGCCTCGCGCCTGACCCGGGCGTTCTTCCGGGAGCGGCTCCTGTACTCGGGCTACACCCGCGCCGCCATCGGCACGGAGAAAATCGCCGGCATCGCCTTGAACTGTCTCCTGTTCGCGCTCGGGGGCTCACTCTGCGCTCTGGCCGCCGCCGCGTCGCGGGTGGCCGGCCGGCCCGATGTCAGTTTCGCGCAGGAGCGCCGGATGCTGCTGGGGGCGGGGTACCTCTATTACTGGATTCTTCGGGCGGTCGGGAGAGTCCCGCCACCCCGCGTGGAGGCATGGACGTCGTGA
- a CDS encoding radical SAM protein: protein MIKKVLLLNGPDDRINSVMIRSGDRWPHRLPRKITKQVPHAYPFWLAQCGALLKHRGYEVLYVDSIAEGLGIDGTVERFLEERPDLVVVATSTPTIHTDLLMARLAKEKTGAATVLVDTHVTVFHQELVAEPFVDAAVRGEFEVAIPDLADALNSGGDLASVPGVTWKRAGDVVVNPDRPLIWDLDELPWPDRDLVPGDQYIVGLRTQDPCFMVMASRGCPFRCTFCLWVPVMFNNKVRFRSVEKVVDEIVHLQERYGAREVFFHDDTVNVTVRRVEEICNEILRRGVKIGWIANFRGDQTTSELFRLMKKAGCTKILLGVESGSQKLLDETIDKEITLKEVEDTIRWAKEAGIRVHCTYALGAPGETRETLRETLEFIKKTEPDDIQVSLMTPIPGTPYYEKVKHQVADWHDFDGVSGRSWCDLSTAELKNAMNRIYIEHYLTPRRILKRVSRIRNVYDIKENWRQFKAFLSRYAATGLPRPIGTPFEGQEQA, encoded by the coding sequence ATGATCAAGAAAGTGCTGCTTTTGAACGGGCCGGACGACCGAATCAACTCGGTGATGATCCGGAGCGGAGACAGGTGGCCCCACCGGCTGCCGCGCAAGATCACCAAGCAGGTGCCCCACGCCTACCCTTTCTGGCTCGCCCAGTGCGGCGCCCTGCTGAAGCACCGGGGCTATGAGGTCCTCTATGTCGATTCGATCGCCGAGGGCCTGGGTATCGACGGCACGGTGGAGCGGTTTCTGGAGGAGCGTCCGGATCTCGTGGTCGTCGCCACCTCCACACCGACGATCCACACCGACCTCTTGATGGCCCGGCTGGCCAAGGAGAAGACGGGGGCGGCCACGGTGCTGGTCGATACCCACGTGACGGTCTTCCACCAGGAGCTGGTGGCCGAGCCGTTCGTCGACGCCGCCGTGCGGGGCGAGTTCGAGGTGGCCATCCCCGACCTGGCCGACGCGCTCAACTCCGGCGGAGATCTCGCGTCCGTTCCGGGTGTGACCTGGAAGCGGGCGGGTGACGTGGTGGTCAATCCGGACAGGCCGTTGATCTGGGATCTCGATGAATTGCCCTGGCCGGACCGCGACCTCGTGCCGGGGGACCAGTACATCGTGGGGCTGCGCACGCAGGATCCCTGCTTCATGGTGATGGCGAGCCGGGGCTGCCCGTTCCGCTGCACGTTCTGCCTGTGGGTTCCGGTGATGTTCAACAACAAGGTTCGATTCCGCAGCGTGGAGAAGGTGGTGGACGAGATCGTTCACCTCCAGGAGCGCTACGGGGCCCGGGAGGTGTTTTTCCACGACGACACCGTCAACGTGACCGTGAGGCGCGTCGAGGAGATCTGCAATGAGATTCTCCGCCGCGGCGTGAAGATAGGCTGGATCGCCAACTTCCGCGGCGACCAGACGACGTCCGAACTGTTCCGGCTGATGAAGAAGGCCGGCTGCACGAAGATCCTGCTGGGCGTCGAGAGCGGTTCCCAGAAACTCCTGGATGAGACGATCGACAAGGAAATCACGCTCAAGGAAGTGGAGGACACCATCCGCTGGGCCAAGGAGGCCGGGATCAGGGTCCACTGCACCTACGCGCTCGGCGCTCCGGGAGAGACGAGGGAGACGCTGCGGGAGACCCTCGAGTTCATCAAGAAGACCGAGCCGGACGACATCCAGGTCAGCCTGATGACCCCGATCCCGGGGACTCCGTACTACGAGAAGGTGAAGCACCAGGTGGCCGACTGGCACGACTTCGACGGAGTCTCCGGGCGTTCCTGGTGCGACCTGTCGACCGCCGAGCTCAAGAACGCCATGAATCGCATCTACATCGAGCACTACCTGACGCCGCGGCGAATCCTGAAGCGTGTGTCCAGGATCCGCAACGTCTACGACATCAAGGAGAACTGGCGGCAGTTCAAGGCGTTCCTGAGCCGCTACGCCGCCACCGGGCTGCCCCGGCCGATCGGTACCCCGTTCGAGGGACAGGAGCAGGCGTGA
- a CDS encoding glycosyltransferase family 4 protein, which produces MKIAVLCGRYPYSGAGVIARESAEELARRHEVTFIHGGESESDRREGALRVISLTMPPAEGQGASHLYWSPALVRRLRRTLDSLNPDLIHFHIIQGRSFSLASLLLSRRRRAFWTIHDQWPLCVRSVPEPPSCEGMKRFCLFCTAWPGLSVANKVLKEAVFAASRLEVVVPSRWLGDLLRYSFLGRKRVHVVYNGIDLDLFRPAGMEGRAPAGRPPTLLYVAGPNNSTKGIAELLPAFLRLRERYPGLRLRVVGDPPEGIAGEAGVEITGRVPRQEMPDEYRRADLFVLPTLSDNTPVTLMEAMASGLPAVATAVGGIPELVVPGVTGRLVPPGDVPALTAALEGLLFDTDVRRRMGAAGRSVAETRFARQRMVSELEEIYGVARGQTQGTAPLPTLPAAVCGGQR; this is translated from the coding sequence GTGAAGATCGCTGTCCTGTGCGGGCGATATCCTTATTCCGGTGCCGGAGTCATCGCGCGGGAGTCCGCCGAGGAGCTGGCCCGCCGGCATGAAGTCACCTTCATCCACGGCGGCGAATCGGAGTCGGATCGCCGGGAGGGGGCGCTCCGGGTGATCTCCCTGACGATGCCCCCGGCTGAGGGGCAGGGTGCGTCGCACCTCTACTGGAGCCCCGCCCTCGTGCGGAGACTCCGGCGGACGCTTGATTCGCTGAACCCCGACCTGATCCACTTCCACATCATCCAGGGTCGGAGTTTCTCCCTGGCTTCGCTGCTCCTGTCGAGGCGACGCCGGGCATTCTGGACGATCCACGATCAATGGCCGCTGTGCGTTCGATCGGTGCCGGAACCCCCGTCGTGCGAGGGGATGAAGCGGTTCTGCCTGTTCTGCACGGCGTGGCCGGGCCTCTCCGTCGCGAACAAAGTGCTCAAGGAAGCGGTCTTCGCGGCCTCCAGGCTGGAGGTGGTGGTTCCCTCCCGCTGGCTCGGCGACCTTCTCCGTTACTCCTTCCTGGGGAGGAAGCGGGTGCACGTCGTCTACAACGGGATCGATCTGGACCTGTTCCGACCGGCCGGGATGGAGGGACGCGCTCCGGCGGGGAGACCGCCGACCCTTCTCTACGTGGCCGGTCCGAACAACAGCACGAAGGGGATCGCCGAGCTCCTGCCGGCCTTCCTTCGTCTGCGGGAAAGGTATCCCGGACTCCGGCTGAGGGTCGTGGGGGATCCGCCGGAGGGGATCGCCGGCGAGGCAGGAGTCGAGATCACCGGCAGGGTCCCCAGGCAGGAGATGCCGGACGAATACAGGCGGGCCGATCTGTTCGTCCTCCCGACGCTCTCCGACAACACGCCGGTCACCCTGATGGAGGCGATGGCCTCCGGCCTGCCGGCTGTAGCGACCGCGGTCGGAGGCATTCCGGAGCTGGTGGTCCCCGGAGTCACTGGACGGCTGGTGCCCCCCGGCGACGTTCCTGCATTGACGGCCGCGCTGGAAGGGCTCCTCTTCGACACCGACGTGAGACGGCGGATGGGAGCGGCGGGCCGGAGCGTGGCCGAGACGAGATTCGCAAGACAGCGCATGGTTTCGGAGCTCGAGGAAATTTATGGCGTGGCCCGGGGGCAGACGCAGGGGACGGCGCCCCTGCCCACCTTGCCGGCGGCCGTTTGCGGAGGACAGCGATGA
- a CDS encoding sugar transferase, with protein MKAVILAGGQDTHLVPLVRTVPKPLLPVANRPMVEYVLALLKESGIREVALTVNAAEHPFEDVLGDGRRLGMRLHYSREEVPRGTAGCLPPLADFLGREPFIVLHGSLFLNTDLKTLMEFHQSRKALATLGVRRVTNGSRDWHHLELRLGAGDRVEGITVRNLSDREKNSPVPAGLYVFDPAVLPLIEKGIYYDIKEQLLPQLRQDGKRVFACEIKGYCRNVLEMNDYLKVNRSVLRGEVNGYRFEGQIADGIWVGGGSEVSPTATLHGPVMIGRDCVIGSGVQIIGPTCIGDGCFVEEGAFLRESLLLPGARVERNSRVEGCVLAADTVISPNQALREVVAIPEDLDVGELDLADAEMLIQGVAATAGSYAQSQLRYALYRTFKRGFDLATALFGLVVMSPLLLAVALAVKFTSPGPVFFRQRRCGRHGREFGMVKFRTMVKDAEAMQAQLRPLSEVDGPVFKIENDPRSTVLGRLLRKYSIDEVPQLWNVLKGEMSLVGPRPLASREMQFCPAWRDVRLKVRPGITGLWQVNGRSKTSFHDWIRLDVEYVQEQSILRDFQILLKTLSVVLRALGSF; from the coding sequence ATGAAAGCGGTGATTCTCGCCGGGGGCCAGGACACGCATCTGGTGCCTCTGGTCCGGACGGTGCCCAAGCCGCTCCTGCCGGTGGCCAATCGTCCGATGGTGGAATACGTGCTGGCTCTGTTGAAAGAGAGCGGGATCCGCGAGGTCGCCCTGACGGTGAACGCGGCCGAGCATCCCTTCGAGGATGTTCTGGGGGATGGCCGCCGGCTCGGGATGCGTCTGCATTACTCGCGTGAGGAGGTCCCCCGGGGGACGGCGGGATGCCTGCCGCCCCTGGCCGACTTCCTGGGCCGGGAGCCCTTCATCGTGCTTCACGGGAGCCTGTTCCTGAACACCGACCTCAAGACCCTCATGGAATTTCACCAGTCCCGGAAGGCCCTCGCCACCCTGGGAGTCCGGCGGGTCACCAACGGATCCCGCGACTGGCACCATCTGGAATTGCGGCTCGGAGCCGGGGACCGCGTCGAGGGGATCACGGTCCGCAACCTGTCGGACCGCGAAAAGAATTCCCCTGTGCCCGCGGGGCTCTATGTCTTCGATCCGGCGGTCCTGCCCCTGATCGAAAAGGGGATCTACTACGACATCAAGGAACAGCTGCTTCCCCAGCTGCGTCAGGATGGGAAGCGGGTGTTCGCCTGCGAGATCAAGGGATACTGCCGGAACGTCCTTGAGATGAACGACTACCTGAAAGTCAATCGATCCGTTCTCCGTGGTGAAGTGAACGGTTATCGATTCGAGGGCCAGATCGCCGATGGAATCTGGGTGGGAGGAGGCAGCGAGGTCTCGCCGACGGCCACCCTCCACGGACCGGTGATGATCGGCCGGGACTGCGTCATCGGTTCCGGAGTCCAGATCATCGGTCCGACCTGTATCGGGGACGGCTGTTTCGTGGAGGAGGGGGCCTTCTTGAGGGAAAGCCTGCTTCTTCCGGGAGCCCGCGTGGAGCGGAATTCCAGAGTCGAGGGGTGCGTCCTCGCGGCCGATACGGTGATCTCCCCGAACCAGGCCCTCCGCGAGGTGGTGGCGATCCCGGAGGATCTGGACGTCGGTGAGCTCGACCTGGCCGACGCCGAAATGTTGATCCAGGGCGTGGCGGCCACCGCCGGCAGCTACGCCCAGAGCCAGCTCCGCTACGCGCTCTACCGGACGTTCAAGAGGGGATTCGATCTGGCCACGGCCCTCTTCGGCCTGGTCGTGATGTCGCCGCTGCTCCTGGCGGTGGCCCTGGCCGTCAAGTTCACCAGTCCGGGGCCTGTCTTCTTCCGGCAGCGGCGGTGCGGCCGCCACGGCCGGGAGTTCGGCATGGTCAAGTTCCGGACGATGGTCAAGGACGCAGAAGCGATGCAGGCCCAGCTCCGTCCCCTCAGCGAAGTGGACGGGCCGGTCTTCAAGATCGAGAACGACCCGCGTTCCACCGTCCTCGGGCGGCTCCTGCGCAAGTACAGCATCGATGAGGTGCCCCAGCTCTGGAACGTCCTGAAGGGGGAGATGAGCCTGGTCGGTCCGCGGCCGCTGGCCTCCCGGGAGATGCAGTTCTGTCCGGCCTGGCGCGACGTGCGGCTCAAGGTGCGGCCGGGCATCACCGGCCTGTGGCAGGTCAATGGCCGCAGCAAGACCTCGTTTCACGATTGGATCCGGCTGGATGTCGAATACGTCCAGGAGCAATCAATCCTGCGGGATTTTCAGATACTCTTGAAGACTCTCAGCGTGGTCCTCCGGGCGCTGGGGTCTTTCTGA